Genomic window (Mycoplasma leachii PG50):
TAAAATGCATAATCAAAAAAATGCTTTTATAGAATTTTTTTATCGTTTTTCAAGATCATTTGCTGGAGTTTTTGGATTTGTTATTTTAGCAACTTTAATTGTTTTATCTTTAATTATTCCTTTAACTACAAAAGATCCATTAATAATTGATGTAGAAAATAGAAATGAAACATTTTTTACTAATGGTCATATTTTAGGAACTGATGCATTAGGTAGAGATTTATGAGCTAGATTATGACATGGATTAAGATATTCATTAACTTTATCTGTTGTAGCTACTTTTATTCAAGTAATTATTGGGTTATTTATTGGAATTATGATGGGTCATTTTCGTATATTTGATAAACTAATGACTTTTGTTATTAAAATTATTTCAAATGTACCTTCTATTATTATTCTGATTACTATTACTATTATTATTAAACCTACATTTTGAGTTATGGTATTTGCATTATCTTTTACTTCTTGAACAGGAATTGCAAATCAAATGCGTTCACAAGTTTTAAGAGCAAAATCATTTGAATGAGTAAGTGCTTCAAAAGTTTTGGGAACCCCAACTTATAAAGTTTTATTAAACTATTTACCAGTTTTAATATCTTTATTAATTACTGAAATTGTGTTTCATATTCCAGGAATTATACTTTCTGAAACTTCTTTAGCATTTATTGGATTATCAATACCAAATGTTGCAACTTTAGGTAATTTAATTAGTGATGGATCTAAAAACTTTACTGTGTTTCCTAGATATGTTTTAATTCCTTCATTTATGTTAATATTAGTAACTACTTCTATTCAATTAATGGCTAATTCAGTTCAAGATACATTATTAAGACAAAGATAGGTAGTATATGAAAGATCAAATTAAAAACAAACAAGGATATAGTAAAAAGTTTAAAACACCACTTGTTTATAACAATATGCCAATCCCATTAGATCTACTTGAAATCAAAGATAAAACTAATAAGTCTATAGTTCAAGTCTTTATTGATTATTGAAAACATAAATATAATGTAGTTAAAAATCTTTTTAATAAAAATAATGATCAACAAACTGTAGATATTTTTAAAAACATTGAACAAGAAGAAGTTTTTGGAAAATTAGTTAATGTTGCTGCTCACATTGATGATGTTTATTTATCTTTTAAAAATCCAGCTAATCCTAGAGAAAAAAATATAGTTTTACGTGGACCTAGTTTAAAAATTTATGAAGGAAAAGTTCATGCACTAATTGGTGAATCTGGTTCTGGTAAATCAGTAATTACTTCTTTATTGTATGGATTAAGTGGTTCAAATTCTATTATTGAATCTGGAAGTGTTAAATTGTATGGATTAGAAGTTCATAATTTTAATGAATATCAATGAGAAAAATCTAAATTAAGAGGAAGAGTGATTTCAGCTGTTTTTCAAAATCCTATGTCTATATTAGATCCAACTATGAAAATTGGAAATCAAATTATAGAAGGTATGTTAGTAAGTAAAATTGTTCAAACAAAAAAACAAGCTTATGAACAAGCTTTAAATTATTTAAAACTAACTAAAATTAATAACCCTGAAGCTATTATGAAAAAATATCCTCATGAATTATCTGGAGGAATGATTCAACGTGTTGCTATTGCTTGTATTATTTCATTAAAACCAAAAATTTTAGTAATGGATGAACCAACAACAGCACTTGATCCAACTGTTCAAGCTTTAGTTTTAGATGTTATTAAAGAATTACAAGAACAATTTAAAATAGCTATTGCTTTTATTACTCATGATTTAGGAGTAGTTGCTTCGATTGCTGATTTTATTAATATTATGTATGCTGGTCAAATTGTTGAATCTGGAACTAAAGAAGAGATTTTATTAAACCCACAACATCCTTATACTTGAGGATTGATAACTTCAATGCCAGATTATAATAAAGGAGAAAAATTAGAAGTTATTCGTGGCTCAGTTCCAGCTAATTTAAATAAAATTCAAGGAGATGCTTTTGCTGTTAGAAATGATTATGCATTAGATATTGATTTTTATGAAGAACCTCCAGTTTATCAAATTTCACCAACTCATTTTGTAAAAAGTAACTTATTAAGTTCAAAAGCTCCAAACTACACTCCACCAAAAACTATTTTGAATTTATGAAAAAAATATGACAAAATACTTAATGATCTTTATGGTGAAAATATTTTTGTAGATGATATGGTTTATAACAACTATAAAACTAAATCAGAACAACAAAATATTAAAGTTGCACTAAAACTAAAAGAAAACGAACAATTATTAAAACAACAACAAGAGGTTATAAATGAGTAAGTATTATATCGAAAAACAACCTTTTAAAAAAGCTTTATATCGTAGTATTAGAAAAGGTACTAATGAGATGTTAAATGCTTATAAAAATAGAAAAACTGTTGTTGAAATTCGTAATTTAGATATTGTTTATGGGTTTGGTGCAAAAGAATTTACTGCTATTAAAGATCTAAATTTAAATATTTATGATGGAGAGGTTCTAGGTTTAGTTGGTGAGTCTGGTTCTGGTAAATCAACTATTGGAAGAAGTATTATTGGTTTAACTCCACATAGTTTTGGTCAAATCAAAATACTAGATAGAATCGTTCCTAAAAACTTAGAAAAAACAAACAAATTTAGTAAAAAATATAAAGACATTATTAATTTTATGGTTAATAAAGTACAAATGATTTTCCAAGATCCTACTAATTCATTAAATCCTTTTAAAGATGTTAAGACTGTAGTTGGCGAAGGATTATCAAATACTAAAAACGCAAAATTAATTTATATTACAGATTTTGATGAAAAAGTTTATAACAATACTATTAGTCAAATTAAAGATTCTGATAAATTGACTAACAAAATATTTGATTATGTTGATCAGATGACTAAGCTAACATATACACTAGACAATTCTTATAAAGTT
Coding sequences:
- a CDS encoding ABC transporter ATP-binding protein yields the protein MKDQIKNKQGYSKKFKTPLVYNNMPIPLDLLEIKDKTNKSIVQVFIDYWKHKYNVVKNLFNKNNDQQTVDIFKNIEQEEVFGKLVNVAAHIDDVYLSFKNPANPREKNIVLRGPSLKIYEGKVHALIGESGSGKSVITSLLYGLSGSNSIIESGSVKLYGLEVHNFNEYQWEKSKLRGRVISAVFQNPMSILDPTMKIGNQIIEGMLVSKIVQTKKQAYEQALNYLKLTKINNPEAIMKKYPHELSGGMIQRVAIACIISLKPKILVMDEPTTALDPTVQALVLDVIKELQEQFKIAIAFITHDLGVVASIADFINIMYAGQIVESGTKEEILLNPQHPYTWGLITSMPDYNKGEKLEVIRGSVPANLNKIQGDAFAVRNDYALDIDFYEEPPVYQISPTHFVKSNLLSSKAPNYTPPKTILNLWKKYDKILNDLYGENIFVDDMVYNNYKTKSEQQNIKVALKLKENEQLLKQQQEVINE
- a CDS encoding ABC transporter permease; this encodes MTKLSQLFKNWHYRKKRAELSPTNISGSDLAPNKILRPLAHQQWQLVGNLLEFSETSKMHNQKNAFIEFFYRFSRSFAGVFGFVILATLIVLSLIIPLTTKDPLIIDVENRNETFFTNGHILGTDALGRDLWARLWHGLRYSLTLSVVATFIQVIIGLFIGIMMGHFRIFDKLMTFVIKIISNVPSIIILITITIIIKPTFWVMVFALSFTSWTGIANQMRSQVLRAKSFEWVSASKVLGTPTYKVLLNYLPVLISLLITEIVFHIPGIILSETSLAFIGLSIPNVATLGNLISDGSKNFTVFPRYVLIPSFMLILVTTSIQLMANSVQDTLLRQR